The following proteins are co-located in the Pseudomonas synxantha genome:
- the gcvT gene encoding glycine cleavage system aminomethyltransferase GcvT, which produces MGQRTPLYDLHLALGAKMVDFGGWDMPLHYGSQVEEHHQVRRDCGVFDVSHMTVIDVSGLQAKEWLQHLLANDVDRLHGCGRALYSAMLNEQGGVVDDMIVYRTESGYRLVVNAATRDQDMTWMQAQLGSYQAQLHERPELAMLAIQGPHARQKIAELVTQSRGTLIRQLKPFEGQADGDWFIARTGYTGEDGLEIVLPADQAPGFFNDLVGAGISPIGLGARDTLRLEAGMNLYGQDIHQAVSPLAANMAWSIAWEPFGRNFIGRAALEAEKAAGVQFKLVGLVLEERGVLRAHQVVRIANVGEGEITSGSFSPTLSKSIALARVPTATADRAEVEIRGKWYPVRVVKPTFVRHGKTLI; this is translated from the coding sequence ATGGGACAGCGTACGCCTCTGTATGACCTGCATCTCGCCCTCGGCGCGAAAATGGTCGATTTTGGCGGTTGGGATATGCCTTTGCATTACGGCTCGCAAGTTGAAGAACACCATCAGGTGCGACGCGACTGCGGGGTTTTCGATGTATCTCATATGACCGTAATCGATGTCAGCGGCCTTCAGGCCAAGGAATGGCTCCAGCACTTGCTGGCCAATGATGTCGATCGATTGCACGGCTGTGGCCGTGCGTTGTACAGCGCCATGCTCAACGAGCAGGGCGGGGTAGTGGACGACATGATCGTCTACCGCACCGAAAGCGGTTACCGACTGGTGGTCAACGCCGCCACCCGCGATCAGGACATGACCTGGATGCAAGCGCAATTGGGCAGTTACCAGGCGCAACTGCATGAGCGGCCCGAGTTGGCCATGCTCGCCATCCAGGGGCCCCACGCCCGGCAGAAAATCGCTGAACTGGTGACCCAGTCCCGTGGCACCCTGATTCGTCAGCTCAAGCCGTTCGAAGGCCAGGCCGACGGTGACTGGTTCATCGCCCGCACCGGCTATACCGGTGAAGATGGCCTGGAAATTGTCCTGCCCGCCGACCAGGCCCCGGGGTTTTTCAACGATCTGGTGGGTGCCGGCATTTCCCCTATCGGCCTCGGCGCCCGCGATACCTTGCGCCTGGAGGCCGGCATGAACCTGTACGGCCAGGACATTCATCAGGCTGTTTCGCCCCTGGCGGCCAACATGGCCTGGAGCATTGCCTGGGAGCCCTTCGGGCGCAACTTCATCGGCCGCGCCGCGCTGGAAGCGGAAAAAGCCGCCGGTGTGCAGTTCAAACTGGTGGGGCTGGTGCTCGAGGAGCGCGGGGTTTTACGGGCTCATCAGGTGGTTCGTATCGCCAATGTTGGCGAAGGAGAGATCACCAGTGGTAGTTTCTCGCCTACGCTAAGCAAATCCATTGCCCTGGCGCGTGTACCGACGGCGACTGCCGACCGGGCCGAAGTGGAAATCCGCGGCAAGTGGTACCCGGTGCGAGTGGTCAAGCCGACCTTCGTGCGCCATGGCAAAACCTTGATCTAA
- a CDS encoding ABC transporter permease produces MAHPAQRRWYLPVFSVAALVLLPLSVLLLSWQSIDHQIWSHLWDTQMPRLLGNTLTLVLGVGLGVTLLGVSLAWLTSLCEFPGRRWLDWALMLPFAIPAYVLAFVFVGLLDFAGPVQTLLREWFGAGLRLPRVRSTSGVIIVLVLVFYPYVYLLARTAFLAQGKGLMEAARVLGQSPWQAFWRVALPMARPAIGAGVALALMETLADFGAVSVFNFDTFTTAIYKTWYGFFSLSSAAQLASLLLLVVMLVLYGERRARGASRPSNERPRGKALYHLRGLKAAAASAWCGLVFACAFVIPMLQLVAWFWQRGRFDLDERYTGLIVHTLYLGGIAALITVSVALVLAFSNRLAPTRAIRSGISLANVGYALPGSVLAVSIMLAFSYLDRELVVPFSGWLGGAGKPLLLGSLSALVLAYLVRFLAVAYGPLENSLARIRPSLPEAARSLGVSGPRLFCKVYLPLLLPGTLSAALLVFVDVLKEMPATLLMRPFGWDTLAVRIFEMTSEGEWARASLPALTLVLVGLLPVIGLIRRSARQIG; encoded by the coding sequence TTGGCCCACCCCGCCCAACGCCGTTGGTACCTGCCGGTCTTTTCCGTCGCCGCCCTGGTGCTGCTGCCGCTGAGCGTGCTGCTGCTGTCCTGGCAAAGCATCGACCACCAGATCTGGTCCCATCTCTGGGATACCCAGATGCCTCGATTGCTGGGCAACACCTTGACCCTGGTACTCGGCGTCGGTCTTGGTGTGACACTGTTGGGTGTCAGCCTGGCCTGGTTGACCAGCCTCTGCGAATTCCCCGGGCGCCGCTGGCTCGATTGGGCGCTGATGCTGCCCTTTGCGATCCCGGCTTATGTGCTGGCCTTCGTGTTCGTCGGCCTGCTGGATTTCGCAGGGCCCGTGCAAACCCTGCTGCGCGAATGGTTCGGTGCCGGGCTGCGTTTGCCGCGAGTGCGCTCCACCAGCGGCGTGATCATCGTGTTGGTGCTGGTGTTCTACCCTTACGTCTACTTGCTGGCGCGCACGGCGTTCCTGGCCCAGGGCAAGGGTTTGATGGAAGCGGCGCGGGTGCTGGGGCAGTCGCCCTGGCAAGCGTTCTGGCGCGTGGCCTTGCCGATGGCGCGCCCGGCGATTGGTGCTGGCGTGGCCTTGGCCTTGATGGAGACCCTGGCGGATTTCGGCGCCGTCTCGGTATTCAACTTCGACACCTTCACCACCGCCATCTACAAGACCTGGTATGGTTTTTTCAGCCTTTCCAGTGCCGCGCAACTGGCCAGCCTGTTGCTGCTGGTGGTGATGCTGGTGCTGTATGGCGAACGGCGCGCGCGTGGGGCGAGCCGACCGAGCAATGAGCGACCACGAGGCAAGGCGTTGTACCACCTGCGCGGGCTCAAGGCGGCTGCGGCCAGTGCCTGGTGCGGCCTGGTCTTCGCCTGCGCATTTGTGATCCCGATGCTGCAACTGGTGGCCTGGTTCTGGCAGCGCGGGCGCTTCGACCTGGATGAGCGCTATACCGGCCTGATCGTCCACACCCTCTACCTGGGCGGTATCGCGGCGCTGATCACCGTCAGCGTGGCGCTGGTACTGGCCTTTTCCAACCGCCTGGCGCCGACCCGGGCGATTCGCTCCGGCATCAGCCTGGCCAATGTCGGCTATGCCTTGCCGGGCTCGGTGCTGGCGGTGTCAATCATGCTGGCGTTCAGCTACCTTGACCGTGAGCTGGTGGTGCCGTTCTCCGGCTGGCTGGGCGGTGCGGGCAAGCCCTTGCTGCTGGGCAGCCTGTCTGCACTGGTGTTGGCATATCTGGTGCGATTTCTGGCGGTAGCGTACGGGCCGCTTGAAAACAGCCTGGCACGCATTCGCCCATCGCTGCCCGAAGCTGCACGCAGCCTTGGGGTGAGCGGCCCACGACTGTTTTGCAAAGTGTATCTGCCGTTGTTGCTGCCGGGTACCTTGAGCGCGGCGCTGCTGGTGTTCGTCGACGTGCTCAAGGAAATGCCTGCAACCCTGCTGATGCGCCCGTTCGGCTGGGACACCCTGGCGGTGCGGATCTTTGAAATGACCAGTGAAGGCGAATGGGCGCGGGCTTCCTTGCCGGCCCTGACCCTGGTGCTGGTCGGGTTGTTGCCGGTCATCGGGCTGATTCGCCGCTCTGCCCGACAAATCGGTTAG
- a CDS encoding extracellular solute-binding protein, producing the protein MLAPKRLLTALALTLIGSTTVQAADEVVVYSSRIDELIKPVFDAYTKKTGVQVKFITDKEAPLMQRIKAEGENATADLLLTVDAGNLWQAEQMGILQPFTSAVIDKNIPLQYRSSAHAWTGLSLRARTIAYSTDRVKSGELTTYEALADKQWEGRLCLRTAKKVYNQSLTATLIETHGAARTEEIVKGWVNNLSTDVFSDDIAVLEAINAGQCDVGIVNTYYYGRLHKQKPDLAVKLFWPNQGDRGVHVNLSGIGLTKHAPHPEAAKALVEWMTTPEAQKIFADVNQEFPANPAVPPSAEVASWGKFVADTLPVEVAGKRQAEAIRLMDRAGWN; encoded by the coding sequence ATGTTGGCACCCAAGCGCCTCCTGACTGCCCTGGCACTCACCCTGATCGGCAGCACCACCGTGCAGGCGGCCGACGAAGTGGTGGTCTACTCCTCGCGTATCGACGAACTGATCAAGCCGGTTTTCGATGCCTACACCAAGAAGACCGGCGTGCAGGTCAAGTTCATCACCGACAAGGAAGCGCCGCTGATGCAGCGCATCAAGGCCGAAGGCGAGAACGCCACCGCCGACCTGCTGCTCACCGTCGACGCCGGCAACCTGTGGCAGGCTGAACAGATGGGCATCCTGCAACCCTTCACCTCCGCCGTCATCGACAAGAATATTCCGCTGCAATATCGCTCATCGGCCCACGCCTGGACCGGTTTGAGCCTGCGTGCACGGACGATCGCCTATTCCACCGACCGGGTAAAATCGGGCGAACTGACCACCTACGAAGCCTTGGCCGACAAACAGTGGGAAGGCCGCCTGTGCCTGCGTACGGCGAAAAAGGTCTATAACCAGTCGCTGACCGCGACCTTGATCGAAACCCATGGCGCGGCCAGGACCGAAGAGATCGTCAAGGGCTGGGTCAACAACCTGTCCACCGACGTGTTCTCCGATGACATTGCCGTGCTGGAAGCCATAAACGCCGGGCAGTGCGACGTGGGTATCGTCAACACCTACTACTACGGTCGCCTGCACAAGCAGAAGCCGGACCTGGCAGTGAAACTGTTCTGGCCGAACCAGGGCGACCGTGGCGTGCATGTGAACCTTTCGGGCATCGGCCTGACCAAGCACGCGCCGCACCCGGAAGCGGCCAAGGCACTGGTGGAGTGGATGACTACGCCTGAGGCGCAGAAGATCTTTGCCGACGTGAACCAGGAGTTCCCCGCCAACCCGGCGGTGCCGCCATCGGCGGAAGTGGCGAGCTGGGGCAAGTTCGTGGCCGATACCTTGCCGGTGGAAGTGGCGGGCAAGCGCCAGGCCGAGGCCATTCGCCTGATGGATCGCGCCGGCTGGAACTGA
- a CDS encoding 2-octaprenyl-3-methyl-6-methoxy-1,4-benzoquinol hydroxylase, with the protein MHADVLIVGAGMVGSALALALQGSGLQVLLLDGSPLSVKPFEPDAAFEPRVSALSAASQRILERLGVWDGIVERRASPYGEMQVWDGSGTGQIHFSAASVHAEVLGHIVENRVVQDALLERLHDCDLGLLANARLEQMRRSGDDWLLTLADGRKLRAPLVVAADGANSAVRRLTGTPTREWDYLHNAIVTSVRSSQPHQRTAWQRFTDTGPLAFLPLVRDGQEDWCSIVWSTTPAESERLMALDDERFCRELERAFEGRLGTVISADSRVCVPLRQRHAKRYVAEGLALIGDAAHVIHPLAGQGVNLGFLDAAVLAEVLLAATERGERLADVKVLSRYERRRMPHNLALMAAMEGFERLFQADQLPLRWLRNAGLKIVDQMPEAKAVFVRQALGLTGDLPELAKP; encoded by the coding sequence ATGCACGCAGATGTGCTGATTGTCGGGGCCGGAATGGTCGGAAGCGCCCTGGCGCTGGCGTTGCAGGGCAGTGGCTTGCAGGTGCTGCTGCTCGACGGCAGCCCCTTGAGTGTCAAACCGTTCGAGCCAGATGCGGCGTTTGAACCGCGGGTGAGCGCGTTGTCGGCTGCCAGCCAGCGCATCCTCGAACGCCTGGGCGTATGGGACGGCATCGTCGAGCGCCGCGCCAGCCCCTACGGCGAGATGCAGGTGTGGGATGGCAGCGGCACCGGGCAGATCCACTTCTCGGCGGCCAGCGTGCATGCCGAGGTGCTCGGGCATATCGTCGAAAACCGCGTAGTGCAGGATGCCTTGCTGGAGCGCCTGCACGACTGCGACCTCGGCCTGCTGGCCAATGCGCGCCTTGAGCAGATGCGCCGCTCCGGCGATGACTGGCTGCTGACCCTGGCTGATGGTCGCAAGTTGCGTGCGCCGCTGGTGGTGGCCGCCGATGGCGCCAACTCCGCAGTACGCCGCCTGACCGGCACCCCGACCCGCGAGTGGGATTACCTGCATAACGCGATCGTCACCAGCGTGCGCAGCAGCCAGCCGCACCAGCGCACGGCCTGGCAACGCTTTACCGATACCGGCCCGCTGGCGTTCCTGCCGCTGGTACGGGATGGGCAGGAAGATTGGTGTTCGATTGTCTGGTCGACCACGCCGGCTGAATCCGAGCGCCTGATGGCTCTGGATGATGAACGCTTCTGCCGGGAACTCGAGCGTGCCTTCGAAGGCCGCCTGGGCACTGTGATCAGCGCCGACTCGCGGGTCTGCGTGCCGTTGCGCCAGCGCCATGCCAAACGCTATGTGGCCGAGGGCCTGGCGTTGATCGGCGACGCGGCCCATGTGATCCACCCGTTGGCAGGGCAGGGCGTGAACCTGGGCTTCCTCGACGCGGCGGTGCTGGCCGAAGTGTTGCTGGCGGCCACCGAGCGCGGCGAGCGCCTGGCGGACGTGAAGGTGCTGAGCCGTTACGAGCGGCGGCGCATGCCGCACAACCTGGCGTTGATGGCGGCGATGGAAGGCTTTGAACGCCTGTTCCAGGCTGATCAACTGCCGTTGCGCTGGTTGCGTAACGCCGGCTTGAAAATCGTCGACCAGATGCCCGAAGCCAAAGCGGTGTTTGTGCGCCAAGCGCTAGGTTTGACTGGCGATCTACCAGAACTCGCTAAACCCTGA
- the ubiH gene encoding 2-octaprenyl-6-methoxyphenyl hydroxylase — protein MSRVNLAIIGGGLVGASLALALQAGAKTRGWKIVLIEPFAPGDSYQPSYDARSSALSFGARQIYQRLGLWQAISRRAEPIKQIHVSDRGRFSTARLSAMEEGVPALGYVVENAWLGQCLWQGLDKDVVSWRCPAQVTRMEPLPDGYRLTLNDETVLECDLAVLADGGRSGLREQLGIGVKTRPYNQSALIANITPSEAHNGEAFERFTDEGPMALLPLPDNRCALVWTRIGMDAQRLASLDERSFLSELQGVFGYRLGTLKQVGARHLYPLTLVEAEEQVRSHLAVLGNAAHSLHPIAGQGFNLSLRDANALAEALLAGPAVPGDLTTLQGYRERQRLDQQLTVGFSDQVTRLFGSGQPLMALGRNLGLLGLDLLPPAKRWFARQAMGLGTRADV, from the coding sequence ATGAGCCGGGTCAACCTGGCAATCATCGGCGGCGGCCTGGTGGGCGCCAGCCTCGCCCTGGCGTTGCAGGCCGGGGCCAAGACGCGGGGTTGGAAGATCGTGTTGATCGAGCCCTTTGCGCCGGGTGACAGCTACCAGCCGAGCTACGATGCGCGCTCTTCGGCGCTGTCGTTTGGCGCTCGCCAGATTTACCAGCGCCTGGGCCTTTGGCAGGCCATCTCTCGGCGTGCCGAGCCGATCAAGCAAATCCATGTGTCGGACCGTGGGCGTTTCTCCACGGCACGTTTGTCCGCCATGGAAGAGGGCGTGCCGGCCCTGGGCTATGTAGTGGAAAACGCCTGGCTCGGCCAATGCCTGTGGCAAGGCCTGGACAAGGACGTGGTGAGCTGGCGCTGCCCGGCGCAAGTCACACGCATGGAACCACTGCCCGATGGCTATCGCCTGACCCTCAACGATGAAACCGTGCTGGAGTGCGACCTGGCGGTACTGGCCGATGGCGGCCGCTCCGGTTTGCGTGAGCAACTGGGCATTGGCGTGAAAACCCGGCCCTACAACCAGAGCGCACTGATCGCCAACATCACTCCGAGCGAAGCCCACAATGGCGAAGCGTTCGAGCGCTTTACCGATGAAGGGCCGATGGCCTTGCTGCCGCTGCCGGACAACCGTTGCGCGCTGGTCTGGACCCGCATCGGCATGGACGCCCAGCGCCTGGCCAGCCTTGACGAGCGCAGCTTCCTGAGCGAATTGCAGGGTGTGTTCGGGTATCGCCTGGGCACCCTCAAGCAGGTGGGTGCCCGTCACCTGTACCCGCTGACCCTGGTGGAAGCCGAAGAGCAAGTGCGCTCGCACCTGGCGGTGCTTGGCAATGCGGCGCACAGCCTGCACCCGATTGCCGGGCAGGGCTTCAACCTGTCCCTGCGCGATGCCAATGCCTTGGCCGAGGCGTTGCTGGCCGGGCCGGCCGTGCCGGGCGACCTGACGACCCTGCAAGGCTATCGCGAGCGCCAGCGCCTGGACCAGCAACTCACCGTGGGTTTCTCCGACCAGGTCACGCGCCTGTTTGGCAGCGGCCAGCCGCTGATGGCGCTGGGTCGCAACCTGGGCCTGCTGGGCCTGGACCTGTTGCCGCCGGCCAAACGCTGGTTCGCTCGCCAGGCCATGGGCCTGGGCACGCGCGCCGATGTCTGA
- the pepP gene encoding Xaa-Pro aminopeptidase yields the protein MIHIPKAEYTRRRKALMAQMEPNSIAILPAAAVAIRNRDVEHVYRQDSDFQYLSGFPEPEAVIVLMPGRQHGEYVLFCRERNAERELWDGLRAGTEGAIRDFGADDAFPITDIDDILPGLIEGRDRVYSAMGSNAEFDRHVMEWINVIRSKAHLGAQPPNEFVALDHLLHDMRLYKSAAEVKVMREAARISCAAHVKAMQASRAGLHEFSLEAELDYEFRKGGAKMPAYGSIVAAGRNSCILHYQQNDALLKDGDLVLIDAGCEIDCYASDITRTWPVNGKFSPEQKAIYEIVLASQEAAFKQIAPNKHWNQAHEATVQVITAGLVKLGLLQGDVDELIASEAYRAFYMHRAGHWLGMDVHDVGEYKVGGEWRVLEVGMALTVEPGIYISPDNQNVAKKWRGIGVRIEDDVIVTKQGCEILTGGVPKTVAEIEALMAAAR from the coding sequence ATGATTCATATCCCCAAAGCGGAATACACCCGTCGCCGCAAGGCGCTCATGGCGCAGATGGAACCCAATAGCATCGCGATCCTGCCGGCCGCCGCCGTGGCCATTCGCAACCGCGATGTCGAGCATGTGTACCGCCAGGACAGCGACTTCCAGTACCTGAGCGGCTTCCCCGAACCCGAAGCGGTGATCGTGCTGATGCCCGGTCGCCAGCACGGCGAATACGTGTTGTTCTGCCGTGAGCGCAACGCGGAGCGCGAGCTATGGGATGGCCTGCGCGCCGGCACTGAAGGCGCGATCCGCGATTTTGGCGCCGACGACGCATTCCCTATCACAGATATCGACGACATCCTGCCCGGCCTGATCGAAGGCCGCGACCGGGTATATTCGGCCATGGGCAGCAACGCCGAATTCGACCGGCATGTGATGGAGTGGATCAACGTGATCCGTTCCAAGGCGCACCTGGGCGCCCAGCCACCGAACGAATTCGTTGCCCTGGATCATCTGCTCCACGATATGCGCCTGTATAAATCGGCGGCAGAAGTGAAGGTGATGCGCGAGGCGGCGCGAATTTCCTGTGCGGCCCACGTGAAGGCAATGCAGGCCAGCCGTGCCGGGCTGCATGAGTTCAGCCTGGAAGCCGAGCTGGATTACGAATTCCGCAAGGGCGGTGCGAAAATGCCGGCCTATGGCTCCATTGTCGCCGCCGGGCGCAACAGCTGCATCCTGCATTACCAGCAGAATGACGCGCTGCTCAAGGACGGCGACCTGGTGCTGATCGACGCTGGTTGTGAGATCGACTGCTACGCCAGCGACATCACCCGCACCTGGCCGGTCAACGGCAAGTTTTCGCCCGAGCAAAAGGCGATCTACGAGATTGTGCTGGCCTCCCAGGAAGCCGCCTTCAAGCAGATCGCGCCGAACAAACATTGGAACCAGGCCCACGAGGCGACCGTGCAGGTCATCACCGCCGGGCTGGTGAAGCTGGGGCTGCTGCAAGGTGACGTCGACGAGCTGATCGCCAGCGAGGCTTACCGCGCTTTCTACATGCACCGCGCCGGCCACTGGCTGGGCATGGATGTGCATGATGTGGGCGAGTACAAGGTCGGCGGTGAATGGCGGGTGCTGGAAGTCGGCATGGCCTTGACCGTGGAGCCGGGCATCTATATTTCCCCGGATAACCAGAACGTGGCAAAGAAATGGCGTGGCATTGGCGTACGCATCGAGGACGACGTGATAGTGACCAAGCAAGGCTGTGAAATCCTGACTGGCGGCGTGCCCAAGACCGTTGCCGAGATCGAAGCGCTCATGGCGGCTGCCCGATGA
- a CDS encoding YecA family protein yields the protein MPIQNSPYDAFSKLLSTSGHPCSPAELHGVLLGRSCTGVGFDADNWLADVAELLETEPNENVRNALIGLQEMVKGELTGDDVTVVLLLPTDDAPLTERAAALGQWCQGFLHGFGVNAGGLELSTDAKEVLQDLAAISQVQDALEESEDGEGDYMEVMEYLRVAPLLLFTETRKSAEPVAAKPLLH from the coding sequence ATGCCCATTCAGAATTCCCCGTACGACGCTTTTTCCAAACTGCTGAGCACCAGCGGTCACCCCTGCTCGCCTGCCGAACTGCACGGCGTGCTGTTGGGCCGCAGTTGCACCGGTGTGGGCTTTGATGCAGACAACTGGCTGGCTGATGTAGCCGAGCTGCTGGAAACCGAACCCAACGAAAACGTGCGCAACGCGTTGATTGGCCTGCAAGAGATGGTCAAGGGCGAGCTGACCGGTGACGACGTCACCGTGGTCCTGCTGCTGCCGACCGATGACGCGCCGCTCACCGAGCGCGCTGCCGCCCTGGGCCAGTGGTGCCAGGGTTTCCTCCACGGTTTCGGCGTTAACGCCGGCGGCCTGGAGCTGAGCACCGACGCCAAGGAAGTGCTGCAGGACCTGGCAGCCATCTCCCAGGTGCAAGATGCCCTGGAAGAATCCGAAGACGGCGAAGGCGACTACATGGAAGTCATGGAATACCTGCGCGTCGCGCCGTTGCTGCTGTTCACCGAGACCCGAAAGTCCGCTGAACCGGTCGCGGCCAAGCCGTTGTTGCACTAA
- a CDS encoding TIGR02449 family protein, with protein MEDTDLQALMARLELLIDRVEQLKSQNGLLLAQEKTWREERAHLIEKNEIARRKVESMISRLKALEQDS; from the coding sequence ATGGAAGACACCGACCTGCAAGCGCTGATGGCCAGACTCGAACTGCTAATTGATCGGGTCGAGCAACTAAAGAGTCAAAACGGACTCCTATTAGCTCAGGAAAAGACCTGGCGCGAGGAACGCGCTCACCTCATTGAAAAAAACGAAATCGCCCGGCGTAAGGTCGAATCGATGATTTCGCGCCTGAAGGCCCTGGAGCAAGACTCATGA
- a CDS encoding cell division protein ZapA: MSSSNSVTVQILDKEYSIICPQEERSNLVSAARYLDGKMREIRSSGKVIGADRIAVMAALNITHDLLHKQERPDVQASGSTREQVRDLLERVDLVLSTDSDAPKG; the protein is encoded by the coding sequence ATGAGTTCAAGCAATAGCGTAACTGTGCAGATCCTCGACAAAGAATATTCGATCATCTGCCCCCAGGAAGAACGCAGCAACCTGGTGAGTGCTGCCCGCTATCTGGACGGCAAGATGCGTGAAATCCGCAGCAGCGGCAAAGTCATCGGCGCCGACCGCATCGCCGTGATGGCCGCGTTGAATATCACCCACGATCTGCTGCATAAGCAGGAACGCCCTGACGTGCAGGCCAGCGGCTCGACCCGCGAGCAGGTACGCGACCTGCTGGAGCGCGTGGATCTGGTGCTTTCTACCGACTCAGACGCACCCAAGGGCTGA
- a CDS encoding 5-formyltetrahydrofolate cyclo-ligase, which translates to MTEPAPLSRPQLRRMLRKARRALTPSEQRQAALGVYRQLAQHPLFRRAKHISLYLPTDGEIDPRLLLRAAQRRGKATYLPVLSAWPRTKMVFQRVRPGEKLLPNRFGILEPRVNAHRQRQVWALDLVLLPLVGFDDAGGRLGMGGGFYDRSLAYLARRYSWRKPTLLGLAHECQKVGRLAQASWDVPLAGTVTDKQWYVAETPLETAAP; encoded by the coding sequence ATGACCGAACCTGCGCCGCTTTCCCGTCCGCAACTTCGACGCATGTTGCGCAAGGCCCGCCGGGCACTCACGCCGAGCGAGCAGCGCCAGGCCGCCCTTGGGGTGTATCGGCAACTGGCACAGCACCCGCTGTTTCGCCGGGCCAAACATATTTCCTTATATCTACCGACGGACGGTGAAATCGATCCGCGCTTGCTGCTGCGTGCAGCCCAGCGCCGGGGTAAGGCCACCTATCTGCCGGTACTGAGCGCCTGGCCGCGCACCAAGATGGTGTTCCAGCGCGTGCGGCCTGGGGAAAAGTTGTTGCCCAACCGCTTTGGCATTCTTGAGCCACGGGTCAATGCCCATCGCCAACGCCAGGTCTGGGCGCTGGATTTGGTGCTGTTGCCGCTGGTGGGCTTCGATGATGCGGGCGGGCGCCTGGGCATGGGCGGCGGGTTCTACGACCGTAGCCTGGCCTATCTGGCCCGCCGCTATAGCTGGCGCAAGCCAACGCTGCTGGGGCTGGCCCACGAATGCCAGAAAGTCGGGCGACTGGCGCAGGCAAGCTGGGATGTGCCGTTGGCGGGGACAGTGACCGATAAGCAGTGGTATGTCGCAGAAACGCCGCTGGAAACAGCGGCGCCTTAG
- a CDS encoding EVE domain-containing protein, with product MAYWLMKSEPDELSINGLETLGEARWDGVRNYQARNFLRAMAVGDEFFFYHSSCPQPGIAGIGKIIEAAYPDPTALEPDSPYFDAKAKAEKNPWSAITVAHVKTFPKVLSLGDLKQQTALAEMPLVQKGSRLSVMAVTPEQWAAILHLL from the coding sequence ATGGCCTACTGGCTGATGAAATCCGAGCCCGACGAACTCTCCATCAACGGCCTGGAAACGCTCGGCGAAGCGCGCTGGGATGGGGTGCGTAACTATCAGGCGCGCAACTTTCTGCGGGCGATGGCCGTGGGCGATGAGTTTTTCTTCTATCACTCCAGTTGCCCGCAGCCCGGTATTGCCGGTATCGGCAAAATCATCGAGGCCGCCTACCCGGACCCTACTGCCCTGGAACCGGACAGTCCTTATTTCGACGCCAAGGCCAAGGCGGAGAAAAATCCATGGAGTGCAATCACCGTGGCCCACGTCAAAACCTTCCCCAAGGTGCTGAGCCTGGGCGATTTGAAGCAGCAAACCGCCCTTGCCGAAATGCCGCTGGTGCAGAAAGGCAGCCGGCTTTCGGTCATGGCGGTCACGCCTGAACAGTGGGCGGCCATCCTTCATCTGCTTTAA
- a CDS encoding HlyD family secretion protein has protein sequence MSTNHRTSRLFAFALIVLLLGAGAFGYWRSTQDRLPEGLSMGNGRLESTEVQIAAKIPGRLAEVRVDEGDKVLKGQLLARMDTRTLEAQRAQAEAEVLRAKENFAAAEANVQLRQSEQLLANQELRRTQELYRRGFASSQLIDQQQARQNTGNAAVIAAQAQVNAVKAAIGAAQAQVAQLTSEIDDSSLRAPIDGIIQLRLAEPGEVLGAGGRVLLLIDPNDQYMNLYLPASVTGRLTVGSEARILLDALPQQALPAKISFVAAKSQFTPKEVETRDERQKLVFRVKLHLTQPSAVPQAKPGMPGAGYVRTADIDWPANLQ, from the coding sequence ATGTCTACGAACCACCGCACCTCCCGTCTTTTCGCCTTCGCCCTGATCGTCCTGTTGCTGGGGGCCGGGGCCTTTGGTTACTGGCGCTCGACCCAGGACCGCCTGCCCGAAGGCTTGAGCATGGGTAACGGGCGGCTGGAGTCCACCGAAGTGCAGATCGCCGCCAAGATCCCCGGGCGCCTGGCCGAAGTACGCGTGGATGAAGGCGACAAAGTGCTCAAGGGCCAGCTGCTGGCGCGTATGGACACCCGCACCCTGGAAGCCCAACGCGCCCAAGCCGAAGCCGAGGTGTTGCGCGCCAAGGAAAACTTCGCCGCCGCCGAAGCCAACGTGCAGTTGCGCCAAAGCGAGCAATTGCTGGCCAACCAGGAACTCAGGCGTACCCAGGAGCTGTACCGGCGCGGCTTCGCCAGCAGCCAGTTGATCGACCAACAGCAAGCACGCCAGAACACCGGCAATGCAGCGGTGATCGCGGCCCAAGCCCAAGTCAACGCAGTGAAGGCCGCCATCGGTGCGGCCCAGGCCCAGGTCGCCCAGCTCACCAGCGAAATCGATGACAGCAGCCTGCGTGCGCCCATCGACGGCATCATCCAGTTGCGCCTGGCCGAGCCAGGTGAAGTGCTCGGCGCGGGTGGGCGCGTGTTGCTGCTGATTGACCCCAATGACCAGTACATGAACCTGTACCTGCCCGCCTCCGTCACCGGTCGCCTGACCGTCGGCAGTGAAGCGCGCATTCTGCTCGACGCCCTGCCCCAGCAGGCGTTGCCGGCCAAAATCAGTTTTGTCGCAGCCAAATCCCAGTTCACTCCCAAGGAAGTGGAAACCCGCGATGAGCGGCAGAAACTGGTGTTCCGCGTCAAATTGCACCTGACTCAACCCAGTGCCGTGCCGCAAGCCAAGCCGGGCATGCCCGGCGCGGGTTATGTGCGCACAGCCGATATCGACTGGCCGGCCAACCTGCAATGA